GCCACGTCGACTTTCACTACGAAGTTTCCCGCTCGCTTGCCTGCTGCGAAGGGGCCATCCTCGTCGTGGATGCGGCCCAAGGGGTTGAGGCGCAAACGCTGGCGAATGCGTTCGCGGCGATGAACTCGAACCTGACCATCGTGCCGATCATCAACAAGATCGACCTCGTTAACGCCCGCATCGAGGAAGTACTGCTCGAAATGGAGCAGACGCTGGCAATCGATTCTTCGGAAGTGCTCAAGGTCAGTGCCAAGACGGGCGTCGGCATCGAAGGTCTCTGCGCCGCCCTCATTCAGCGCATTCCGGAACCGAAGGGCGATCCCGAAGCAATCCTGCAGGCGATGGTCTTCGACTCGCACTACGACGACTATCGCGGCGCCATCACTTACATCCGCGTAATCAATGGCCGACTCTCGCGCGGCATGAAGATTCGATTCCTCCGCACCAATAGCACGCACGAAATCCTCGAACTGGGGCAGTTCACTCCCCAGCGAACCGCGTGCAACGTGCTGCTGGCTGGCGAAGTCGGTTACATCATCTGCAATATCAAGTCGCTCAAGCTCGTCCACATTGGCGATACGGTCACGATCGCTGGCGACAATGGCGCGCCGGCGCTCGAAGGTTATAAGCCGCCCAAACGCATGGTCTATTGCGGGCTCTATCCCTCCGATGGTCAGGAGTTTACCGAGCTTCGCGACGCACTCGAAAAATTGGCGATGAATGACCCCAGCTTCGAGTTCGAGCCCGAAACGAGCGACGCGCTGGGCTTCGGTTTTCGCTGCGGCTTCCTCGGACTGTTGCATATGGAAATCGTGCAGCAGCGGCTGGAGCAAGAGTCGAATATCGACTTGATCCAGACCGCTCCCAACGTGACCTACGAAATTCTCAATAAGAACGGCGAGACCTTCCAAATTCACAAGCCGCAGGATGTGCCCGACTCCGGCCAGATCGAAGAGTTCCGTCAGCCGATCGTCCGCGTCAACCTGATTCAACCGGCCGAGTTCATCGGCAACGTCATGAAGCTCTGCCAGGATCGCCGGGGCGTTCTGGTCAGGCAAGAGTATCTCTCACCCCAGCGGACCATGATTGTCTATGACATTCCGCTGGCCGAAGTGATCTACGATCTGCACGACAAGCTGAAGAGCGCCACGCGCGGCTACGGCACAATGGACTACGAAGTCATCGGCTATCAACCGGCCGACCTCGTGAAGCTCGACATTCTCGTCAATGCCGTGCGCGTTGATGCGCTTTCGGTCATTTGCCATCGTTACGACGCCGAGCGCCGTGGCCGCGGCGTCTGCAAACGGCTGAAGGACGAAATAGATCGCCACATGTTCGAGGTCGCTATTCAGGCGGCCATCGGCGGCCGGATCATCGCCCGCGAATCGAAGCCTGCCATGCGGAAGAACGTTACGGCCAAGTGCTACGGCGGCGATATCAGCCGCAAGAAAAAGCTCTGGGCCAAGCAAAAAGAAGGCAAGAAGCGGATGAAGGCCATCGGCCAGGTCGAGATCCCGCAAAAAGCCTTCCTCGCCGTCCTCGATACCGGCGAAGAATAACACTCTTATGCTTCGTCGTGAGCCTTCGTTTCGCCGGAACAGGATACTCTACTGACCCGGCAATTCTGCCAGCGCGCTCCAAGCAGAGGGCAACCTATGGTTGCGGGCCGCAGGCACCTTTCATGGCTTCCATCAATTCTTCGGGCGTGACGTCGAACTGGTGATGCGCGATCGACCAATTGTGGCCAAAGGGGTCGGCGACGATGCCGTAGCGATCGCCCCAGAATGCATCGCCAACGGGCATCACTGGCGTAGCGCCAGCAGCGACCGCTTGGGCGTAGGTTTTGTCGGCATCTTCGACCGACAAGTGAATGGTGACCGGTGTCCCCTTCAGCAATTTCGGCCCGAGACACTTCCATTCCGGATTTTCATCGACCAGAAACACCTTTGAGTCGCCAATGCGAACACAGCCATGCATCAAGCGGCCGCCAGGCCCCGGCAGTCGCATCTCTTCGACCGCGCCGAAGGCCTGCTTATAGAATTCAATCGCCTCAGCAGCCCCGTCCACGACAAGGTGCGGTGTAACGGTGTGCATTCCTGCGGCGATTCGTTGGGTAGCTGCTTTGGGCACGGTTCGATTTCCTCATTAAGGGTTGTCAATGAATGGCTAAACTGCTGCCGCAATTGTGCTGGCAGTTGCCTCAGTTTGACCAGTAGTCGGTCGGCAACTAGCCGAATCGACATCAGACAAGATTATTTTGGGAAACGTCGAGACGAGCGTCAGCACGGGATATCTGGCCTGCTGCACACTGCGATTGGTATACACTGAAGAGAGACGACACCCCTTTCAATCAACACTTCCTCTCAGGCGGTTCCATGAGCCACGAAATCGAGCACAGGCCGCTGGTGTGGACCGAAGCGGTGGAATCGGTCCCGGCCGACGAAGCGGCCGATATTCAGCAAGTGCTCGCGGCGATGCGTAAAGTGCTCGAGCACGGCTATCAGCAGAGCGGTCAGTTGCGCCGCGATGTTCATGTAAAATCACACGGCTGCGCGCTTGGGACTTTACAAGTTCTTCCCAATCTCCCGGCTGAATTGGCTCAAGGGATTTTCTCGCGCGAGCAGACATTCGAAGCCGTAGTGCGATTTTCGAATGCCGCCAGTCAACCGCAGCCCGACTACGTGCCCGATGGTCGCGGGCTAGCGCTGAAAGTGCTCGGTGTAAATGGTGAGTCCTTGCTGCCGGAAGGTAACAATCTCGCGACCGGCGGCACCGCCACCCAAGACTTCGTCATGGTGAATCATCCAGTCTTCATCGCCCGGAATGTGAAGGACTTCTTGCGAATCGAGCAAACCCTCGCTGACACTGCCGACAACAAGCTCGAAACGCTCAAGGGCGCGCTCACCGGCGGGGACTGGAATCCGCTGAACTGGCATTGGCGCGAAGCGCTCACTGCTGCACAAATCGTTGGTAAGTTGCCGGCGCATCCGGCCAGCCTGACTTACTTCAGCATGGCCCCGATTCGCTATGGCGATTACATCGCCAAGTATCGCGCGCGGTCGGCCGGCGAGGTTGCCGGTACGATTCTCGCCCTCATGAATCAACTGGGTCAGCAAGCCGATGCGTTCCGGGTCATGCTCAAAGAAACGCTCCGATCGCAGCACATCCTGTTCGAGTTTCAAGTGCAATTGTGCACTTCAGCCGAGCGCATGCCCATCGAAGATGCGACGATTGAATGGCCAGAAAGCGAATCCCCCTATCGCACGGTGGCCTTGCTGCTTTTGCCGCGGCAAGAAATCGCGACCGCTGAACAGCGAGTGACTTGCGACCAGCTTTCGTTCAACGTCTGGCATGCAATTCGCGCACATCAACCGCTCGGCGGCATCAATCGCCTCAGACGCGAAGCCTATCCACTTTCCGCAGCGTGGCGGAAAGGGGAAATGAAATCACCGAACGCTGATTAAGCAATCGTCAGCCGGGGCACAGCACGCATGCCGGCCCCGACAAATTTCAACATGGCAGTAGTAGCAACGTCTACTTCGCCTTCTTTTTCGGGGCGAATTCTTCCATGCTCAGCGACCCGTCACCGTCTTTGTCCTTTTTCTTGAAGCCTTCTTCGGCCTTGGTGGCCTTGTCGCCAGTCCGCTTGCCGATGAATTCTTCCTTGCTGATCTTGCCGTCGCTGTTCTTGTCCATCTTCTTGAACTGTTCGGCTGGATCGGCCTTCTTGTCTTGAGCCATCAACGCTGGCGTGCAGAGACCGAGAACAAACAGCAATGCGAAAAACTTCTTCATTACACATCTCCGAAAAGTATGAATCATTTGCCCATGGAGTCGAACCCCACGTAAACTAGATGCACGAGCTTGCGAATTATGCGCGGGGCAAACAATTAACTTTGTTCCAGCAAATTTGCGGGGCAATTTGTCGCGATTCGTGCTTCACCCATGTTTCGATTCATGAACGCATTCAACTATCTGCATGAGATCTCAAAGGACAACGATGATTACACGCTGCAAGTTCCTCAGTCTGTCCCTATTTGGCCTGGCACTCTCGCTAGCTCCAATTTCCTGGGCTGCCGATGAAGTCAAGCTGCCCGCCAAGGACAAATTTCATCTCTTCCTGCTCGTCGGGCAGTCGAACATGGCTGGTCGTGGCAAAGTCGAAGCGGAAGACCAGAAACCCCACGAGCGGGTGCTGATGCTCAACAAAGAGGGTGCCTGGGTGCCCGCAGCCGATCCGCTTCACTTCGACAAATCATCCGCGGGCGTGGGCCTGGGTAAGACCTTCGGCAAGGTAATCGCCGACGCCAATCCCGAGATCACCGTCGGGCTCATCCCCTGCGCCGTGGGCGGTTCCCCCATCGACTCTTGGAAGCCGGGCGTGTTCTACAAGGCGACCAACAGCCATCCGTGGGACGACGCCATCCGCCGCGCAAAACTGGCTCAAGAAAAAGGAGTGCTGAAAGGAATGCTCTGGCATCAGGGCGAATCGGACTCTTCTGCCAAGTCAGCCCCTGCCTATGGAGACAAACTGCAAAAGCTGGTGGGCGCGTTTCGCCAAGAGCTACAGGCTGACGTCCCGTTCTTGGTTGGCCAACTCGGCCAGTACGACGATGTCCCCTGGGACGACAATCGCAAGATTGTCGACCAGGCTCACCGCGACCTGGCCAAGCAAGTCAAGCAGGCCGCCTTCGTCCCCTCCGACGGTCTCAAGCATAAGGGGGACAAAGTCCACTTCGATTCGGCCGGCCTCCGCGAATTCGGCAAGCGCTATGCCGATGCTTATCTCAAGCTGGCGAAGGCCAATCCCTAGGAGGCCTTGGCCACAAAATCGTCACTCCATTTTCATCGTAAGTGTCCAACATGGAACCTGTTAATTGAACACCAATCGTTCGAAAACCCGAGAGTTACGCACTTCACTGTCCAATTAAGGCACCCTTATTTGAACACCCCCTGCTGCGGTTTGCAGTGACAAGCCAAGGGCTGTGGGTCAGTTTGCTTCGGAAGTATTGGCCCCAGCCCATTCGAGAGCCTGCCGCTTGTCGACGAAGGTGTGAAACTGAATGACCTTGCCGTTGCGAAAGGTATAGACATCCACGGTCTCCCCTTCGCGCCGCTCCGTCTCCGTTTTCAGTCTCACTCGCACGTAAATGAACGCGATGACCCGTTCCCCAGCGACGATGAACCGCTGCGGCTCGCAACTTCCTTCGGCCCAGGTGCCGCGCCCCTGCGCTACGTGCGCCGTCACTGCTGCGAGCCCATGATGGGACCCGCCTCCTGGAAAGTCGAAGTGTTCGATCCGCTCGATCTGCGGGTCAAACAGCTTCATAAATGCGGGAATATCGTTCCGGTTGAGGGCGGCATAGGCCTCCCGGAGCGCTTGTGTCTCAGCCGCCATCGACGGCGTCGGATTGTCCATATTTCTCTCTCGCAGCCCTTCGCTAAAACCGCACAGAACTACAACTGAAATGACGCAGCCAGCACTAGACGCTTGATTCCCTGTCGGTGGCAGCAATCGCGGCTTGTATGCCTGATGATCCATTTGGGCCACTACTGTTATTACGCCGAAGGCGTGGCACAACTATAGCCCAGGGTCGCGGTACCCCGCGCACCCTGGGTAGTATGACAGATTCGTCGCCTGAACCCTGAAAGGGTTCCACACGGATTGGCGACAATTTGTGCAACCCTTTCAGGGTTGGGCTCTTCTCGCAATTCGCGCCCCAGGGTGCGCGGAGTACCGCGACCCTGGGCTAGTTTGTTCAACCGCTTCGCGGTGCAAAGCAGCTTCGGATAGTTTCACCCACGTTGAACAAATCTCGGGCAAAAATCCATGTTGGTGTGAATGGTCAACTCGCCCTCCTCGCCGACCAGAATTCTCGCTTAAATGAACCCATTAACGCCGCTCCATCACACTGGCGGAGCATTTTCGTGCGCGGCTAGAATGGCGGGATGAGCCAAGCATTTCGAACAAAACGCGCCGAGTATGCTGAGGCCATAGATGGCCAGCTTCCCACGGCACTTCAGCGAGAAATGCTCGGTGCGATGACCATGGATGCCTTTCTGTGCATTCAAAATTGCTGTGATGATTCCGAAGCCGTTTTTGCAGTCGCCGACGCGTTTCACAACCTTCCGGCGATTAGTTTCTCGTCGCATTTCCGATGGTCTTATGTACTGATGATGTTGGAGAATCTGGAACAGGTTCAGCCCACAATCGGTGGACACTACTTGGCAGAATTCGACAAGGTCATTGGCTCTTGTTCGACGAGTCAGAAAGCTCCGTCGCACCCGTGACCAAACTTGCCCCTCAAATTAGCCCACCTCACGCCTCTCCACCGATTTGACGACCGCCGTTTCGCTGGGTATTGTGACGGATTCCTACCGGGTTAGTTCAGCGCGGGCGAAGCGATGCGATTGTTGCTTCCCGCTAACCTCTGCATTGTCGTTTGCCGGCCAACCCAGCCGGTGGCATGTTTCTCCTGGAGTTTTCCTTATGTCGTGGTTGGTCAAACCTCTCTCCGTGTTGCTGCTCGGCCTCCTGCTGCCAGCAGTCGCACTCGGTGCCGATGACACCGGCTTTACTTCTCTCTTCGATGGCAAGTCGCTCGACGGCTGGGACGGCAATCCCGACTTCTGGAGCGTGCAGGACGGTGTCATCACCGGCCAAACCACCAAAGAGAAGCCCACCAAGGGGAACACCTTCCTCGTTTATCGCAAGGGCGACGTCGCCGACTTCGAACTGAAGTTGCAATTCAAGATCGTCGGCGGCAACAGCGGCGTGCAATATCGGAGCGAAGAAGTCGCCAAGCATGTCATCAAGGGATATCAAGCCGACTTCGATGCTGCTGGCAATTGGGCCGGCACGCTGTACGAAGAAAAGGGTCGCGGCGTGCTCGCCAAGCGTGGCAGCAAGGTGGTCGTGAAGGCCGATGGCAAGAAGGAAGACGCGGGCAAGACTGCGGAAGAGAAAGTCATCGTCGCCTCGATCAAAAAGGAAGACTGGAACGACTACACGATCATCGCCGACGGCAATCACATCGTTCACAAGTTGAACGGCATTGTCACCGTCGACCTGACCGACGAACAAGAATCGGCTCGTAAAATGTCCGGCCTCCTCGCGCTGCAGTTGCACGCTGGCCCGCCGATGACCGTGCAGTTCCGCAACATTCAAATCAAGCAACTTAAGAGCGCCGACAAGAAGCCCCTCGAACAGAAGAACGGTGGCGGCGGCGATGATGAAGCCAAGAAGGAAGATTCCAAAACCAAGAAGATCATCTTCCTCGCCGGTGGACCGAGCCACGGCTACGGCTCGCACGACCACCTCGCCGGCTGCAAGCTGCTCGCGGCTCAGCTCGAAAAGAGCCTGGGCTACAAGACGGAAGTCCACTATCGCACCTGGCCCGCCGAACTCTCCGCTTACGACGGTGCCGACTGCGTCGTGATGTACAGCGACGGTGGCGGCGGCCATCCCGTGAAGAAAATCATGGAGACGATGGAGAAGGTCGCCAAGCGCGGCACCGGCATTGTTTGCATTCACTACGCGGTCGAAATCCCCAAGGGCAGCGAGGGTGGCGATAACTTCCTCGATTGGACCGGCGGCTATTTCGAAGCTCACTGGTCGGTCAACCCACACTGGGTCGGCAAGTTCGACAAGTTCCCAGATCATCCGATTTGCCGCGGAGTTCAGCCGTTTGCTGCGGATGACGAATGGTACTACCACATGCGATTTCGGCCCGACATGAAGAATGTCACGCCGATTCTCTCCGCTCTTCCTCCCAAAGAAACCCTGACGCGGGGCGATGGCCCGCACAGCGGCAATCCCGACGTCCGCCGCGATGTTCTGGAGAAGAAAGAAATCCAACACATGGCCTGGGCTGGCGAACGCGATGGTGGCGGTCGTGGCTTCGGCTTCACCGGTGGCCATAATCACTGGAATTGGGGTGACGACAACTTCCGCAAGATCGTGCTGAACGCGATCGTTTGGTCCGCCCATGGCGAAGTGCCAAAGAATGGCGTCACCGGCGAAGAAGTCACTTTCGAGCAGCTGAACGAAAACCAGGATGATACTCGTCCTGCCAATTTCAACGGCAAGCAGATCATCGAGAAGTTCAATTTGAAGTCGACGGGCAAAGAACTTCCTCCCGCCAAACCGGCACTGCCCAAGACGAGCGCTGCACCTGCACCAAAGAGCAACGTGACGCCGCTG
Above is a window of Anatilimnocola aggregata DNA encoding:
- a CDS encoding VOC family protein, coding for MPKAATQRIAAGMHTVTPHLVVDGAAEAIEFYKQAFGAVEEMRLPGPGGRLMHGCVRIGDSKVFLVDENPEWKCLGPKLLKGTPVTIHLSVEDADKTYAQAVAAGATPVMPVGDAFWGDRYGIVADPFGHNWSIAHHQFDVTPEELMEAMKGACGPQP
- a CDS encoding nuclear transport factor 2 family protein, translating into MDNPTPSMAAETQALREAYAALNRNDIPAFMKLFDPQIERIEHFDFPGGGSHHGLAAVTAHVAQGRGTWAEGSCEPQRFIVAGERVIAFIYVRVRLKTETERREGETVDVYTFRNGKVIQFHTFVDKRQALEWAGANTSEAN
- the lepA gene encoding translation elongation factor 4 is translated as MPEIANKFIRNFCIIAHIDHGKSTLADRLLEFTGTVTRREMKEQLLDDMQLERDRGITIKARAVRMMYMYEGNEYEMNLIDTPGHVDFHYEVSRSLACCEGAILVVDAAQGVEAQTLANAFAAMNSNLTIVPIINKIDLVNARIEEVLLEMEQTLAIDSSEVLKVSAKTGVGIEGLCAALIQRIPEPKGDPEAILQAMVFDSHYDDYRGAITYIRVINGRLSRGMKIRFLRTNSTHEILELGQFTPQRTACNVLLAGEVGYIICNIKSLKLVHIGDTVTIAGDNGAPALEGYKPPKRMVYCGLYPSDGQEFTELRDALEKLAMNDPSFEFEPETSDALGFGFRCGFLGLLHMEIVQQRLEQESNIDLIQTAPNVTYEILNKNGETFQIHKPQDVPDSGQIEEFRQPIVRVNLIQPAEFIGNVMKLCQDRRGVLVRQEYLSPQRTMIVYDIPLAEVIYDLHDKLKSATRGYGTMDYEVIGYQPADLVKLDILVNAVRVDALSVICHRYDAERRGRGVCKRLKDEIDRHMFEVAIQAAIGGRIIARESKPAMRKNVTAKCYGGDISRKKKLWAKQKEGKKRMKAIGQVEIPQKAFLAVLDTGEE
- a CDS encoding EF-hand domain-containing protein, giving the protein MKKFFALLFVLGLCTPALMAQDKKADPAEQFKKMDKNSDGKISKEEFIGKRTGDKATKAEEGFKKKDKDGDGSLSMEEFAPKKKAK
- a CDS encoding sialate O-acetylesterase is translated as MITRCKFLSLSLFGLALSLAPISWAADEVKLPAKDKFHLFLLVGQSNMAGRGKVEAEDQKPHERVLMLNKEGAWVPAADPLHFDKSSAGVGLGKTFGKVIADANPEITVGLIPCAVGGSPIDSWKPGVFYKATNSHPWDDAIRRAKLAQEKGVLKGMLWHQGESDSSAKSAPAYGDKLQKLVGAFRQELQADVPFLVGQLGQYDDVPWDDNRKIVDQAHRDLAKQVKQAAFVPSDGLKHKGDKVHFDSAGLREFGKRYADAYLKLAKANP
- a CDS encoding catalase family protein is translated as MSHEIEHRPLVWTEAVESVPADEAADIQQVLAAMRKVLEHGYQQSGQLRRDVHVKSHGCALGTLQVLPNLPAELAQGIFSREQTFEAVVRFSNAASQPQPDYVPDGRGLALKVLGVNGESLLPEGNNLATGGTATQDFVMVNHPVFIARNVKDFLRIEQTLADTADNKLETLKGALTGGDWNPLNWHWREALTAAQIVGKLPAHPASLTYFSMAPIRYGDYIAKYRARSAGEVAGTILALMNQLGQQADAFRVMLKETLRSQHILFEFQVQLCTSAERMPIEDATIEWPESESPYRTVALLLLPRQEIATAEQRVTCDQLSFNVWHAIRAHQPLGGINRLRREAYPLSAAWRKGEMKSPNAD